A part of Aegilops tauschii subsp. strangulata cultivar AL8/78 chromosome 2, Aet v6.0, whole genome shotgun sequence genomic DNA contains:
- the LOC109787415 gene encoding CBL-interacting protein kinase 23: protein MVDSSAGGKMSAHGGGGGGRTRVGRYELGRTLGEGTFAKVKFARNVETGENVAIKILDKDKVLKHKMIAQIKREISTMKLIRHPNVIRMYEVMASRTKIYIVMELVTGGELFDKIASRGRLKEDDARKYFQQLINAVDYCHSRGVYHRDLKPENLLLDANGTLKVSDFGLSALSQQVREDGLLHTTCGTPNYVAPEVINNKGYDGAKADLWSCGVILFVLMAGYLPFEDSNLMALYKKIYKADFSCPSWFSTSAKKLIKKILDPNPNSRITIAEVINNEWFKKGYQPPRFETAEVNLDDINSIFNESGDPAQLVVERREERPAVMNAFELISTSQGLNLGTLFEKQTDSVKRETRFASRLPANEILSKIEAAAGPMGFNVQKRNYKLKLQGENPGRKGQLAIATEVFEVTPSLYMVELRKSNGDTLEFHKFYHSISNGLKDVMWKPEGSIAEGDETRHRRSP, encoded by the exons ATGGTTGATTCGAGCGCGGGAGGGAAGATGAGCGCgcacggcggcggtggcggcgggagGACGCGGGTGGGGAGGTACGAGCTGGGGAGGACGCTCGGGGAAGGGACGTTCGCCAAGGTCAAGTTCGCCAGGAACGTCGAGACCGGCGAGAATGTCGCCATCAAGATCCTCGACAAGGACAAGGTCCTCAAGCACAAGATGATCGCGCAG ATAAAGCGCGAGATCTCCACCATGAAGCTCATCAGGCACCCCAACGTCATCCGCATGTACGAG GTGATGGCCAGCAGGACAAAGATATACATAGTCATGGAGCTTGTCACAGGTGGCGAACTTTTCGACAAAATC GCTTCACGTGGGAGGCTCAAAGAGGACGATGCCAGGAAATATTTCCAGCAGCTCATCAACGCTGTCGACTACTGCCATAGCAGAGGCGTCTATCACCGTGATCTCAAG CCTGAAAATCTTCTGCTTGATGCTAACGGTACTCTCAAGGTGTCCGATTTTGGACTCAGCGCCCTATCGCAGCAAGTCAGA GAGGATGGGCTGCTGCATACGACTTGTGGAACTCCCAATTATGTTGCTCCCGAG GTTATAAACAACAAAGGTTATGATGGAGCCAAGGCTGATCTGTGGTCATGTGGGGTGATTCTCTTTGTCCTCATGGCAGGCTACCTTCCGTTCGAAGATTCAAATCTCATGGCGCTTTACAAGAAG ATATACAAAGCAGACTTCAGTTGCCCATCTTGGTTCTCGACGAGCGCAAAGAAGCTCATCAAGAAGATACTAGATCCTAATCCTAACAGT AGAATAACTATTGCTGAGGTTATTAACAATGAGTGGTTCAAGAAAGGATATCAGCCTCCTAGGTTTGAGACAGCAGAAGTTAATCTGGATGACATTAACTCTATTTTCAATGAATCTGGG GACCCAGCACAACTTGTTGTCGAGAGACGTGAAGAAAGGCCGGCAGTGATGAATGCATTCGAGTTGATCTCTACCTCCCAGGGCCTCAATCTTGGCACACTATTTGAGAAGCAAACG GATTCTGTTAAACGTGAAACACGGTTTGCGTCGAGGCTTCCAGCAAACGAAATATTGTCGAAAATTGAAGCAGCAGCAGGACCCATGGGCTTCAATGTACAGAAGCGCAACTACAAG CTGAAGTTGCAAGGAGAGAATCCTGGAAGGAAAGGTCAGCTGGCAATTGCAACAGAG GTTTTTGAAGTGACACCCTCactctacatggtggagctccGCAAGTCGAATGGCGATACCCTCGAGTTCCACAAG TTTTACCATAGTATCTCGAATGGCCTGAAGGATGTCATGTGGAAGCCAGAGGGTAGCATAGCCGAAGGCGACGAGACCCGGCACCGGAGGTCTCCGTGA
- the LOC123497082 gene encoding uncharacterized protein has translation MDVNPANAKPPSPIKPTEEKAEDVVVTEVGYTEPGNPIVLSKHNAKEEFSAAEKGKWKLDLGSYAQFNAHEIHAGYLNRLHTSRGFEAGLVNLMKERFEAELNMKESQVTDLRQNIKSQQSETSKAMSELKTALEETEN, from the exons ATGGATGTTAACCCGGCCAATGCTAAGCCGCCAAGTCCCATCAAGCCTACTGAAGAAAAGGCTGAAGACGTTGTTGTCACCGAGGTTGGTTATACAGAGCCGGGCAACCCCATTGTCTTATCTAAACACAACGCTAAAGAGGAATTTTCAGCTGCTGAAAAAGGCAAGTGGAAGTTGGATTTGGGAAGCTATGCCCAGTTCAACGCCCATGAGATTCATGCGGGCTATTTGAACCGCCTTCACACCAGTCGCGGCTTTGAAGCTGGCCTGGTTAACCTCATGAAGGAGCGTTTTGAG GCTGAATTAAATATGAAAGAATCTCAAGTCACCGATCTGCGGCAAAACATCAAATCCCAACAATCAGAGACTTCGAAGGCCATGTCAGAGCTGAAAACCGCCTTAGAAGAGACTGAAAACTGA